AAGCGGTGGAGCATGTGGTTTAATTCGATGCAACGCGAAGAACCTTACCTGGCCTTGACATCCTGCGAACTTTCTAGAGATAGATTGGTGCCTTCGGGAGCGCAGAGACAGGTGCTGCATGGCTGTCGTCAGCTCGTGTCGTGAGATGTTGGGTTAAGTCCCGCAACGAGCGCAACCCTTGCCCTTAGTTGCCAGCACGTAATGGTGGGAACTCTAAGGGGACTGCCGGTGACAAACCGGAGGAAGGTGGGGATGACGTCAAGTCATCATGGCCCTTACGGCCAGGGCTACACACGTGCTACAATGGTCGGTACAGAGGGTTGCCAACCCGCGAGGGGGAGCTAATCCCAGAAAGCCGATCGTAGTCCGGATCGGAGTCTGCAACTCGACTCCGTGAAGTCGGAATCGCTAGTAATCGCGAATCAGCATTGTCGCGGTGAATACGTTCCCGGGCCTTGTACACACCGCCCGTCACACCATGGGAGTTGGTTGCACCAGAAGTAGGTAGTCTAACCGTAAGGAGGACGCTTACCACGGTGTGGTCAATGACTGGGGTGAAGTCGTAACAAGGTAGCCGTAGGGGAACCTGCGGCTGGATCACCTCCTTTAGAGAAATATGATCCAAATCTCATGCGAGTACCCGCACAAGCCATACTGATTCAGAAACACCTCAGGTCTGTGACCCATTGCACAGCATTCTCTTTTGATAATGCTGTTGCTACAGAGCACGACCTTGGATACAGCCAAGTGCCGGGTCTGTAGCTCAGTTGGTTAGAGCGCACCCCTGATAAGGGTGAGGTCGGTGGTTCGAGTCCACCCAGACCCACCATCCTTTGCCGGGGCAAAGACGCGATGGCAATTTTCCAGAGCACGGGGCCATAGCTCAGCTGGGAGAGCGCCTGCCTTGCACGCAGGAGGTCGGGAGTTCGATCCTCCCTGGCTCCACCATACTGATTCCTGTATCTGGAAGTAAGTCCAGAAGTCAGAATTAAGCATCCGCCTTTTTAGGGTGTTTACTTCTGACTTTTTTGTCAGCCAAGCAGCTGCATGCTGTTTTGAGGTTCTTTAACAATTCGGAAGATATAATTGCTAGGCGCGAAACAGTAATGTTTGTTTTGTTGCTGTTTTGCGATTGTTGCATTGAACCAGCATTTATAGGTTTATACGCTCTCTATATAGCCCCGACTCTTTGGGGTTATATGATCAAGCGAATAAGCGCATACGGTGGATGCCTAGGCGGTAGAAGGCGATGAAGGACGTAGTAGTCTGCGATAAGCCTCGAGAAGCTGACAACAAGCATTGACTCGAGGATTTCCGAATGGGGGAACCCACTTGAGACAACTCAAGTATCACTTACTGAATACATAGGTATGTGAAGCGAACCCGGGGAACTGAAACATCTAAGTACCCGGAGGAAAAGAAATCAACCGAGATTCCCTTAGTAGTGGCGAGCGAACGGGGACTAGCCCTTAAGTCTTTTTGTGGTTAACAGAACGGTCTGGAAAGTCCGGCCATAGCAGGTGATAGCCCTGTATGTGAAAACCTAAAAGAGGTGAAAACGAGTAGGGCGGGACACGTGTTATCCTGTCTGAATATGGGGGGACCATCCTCCAAGGCTAAATACTCTCTACCGACCGATAGTGAACTAGTACCGTGAGGGAAAGGCGAAAAGAACCCCGGTTAGGGGAGTGAAATAGAACCTGAAACCGTATGCGTACAAGCAGTGGGAGCCCTTTAGGGGGTGACTGCGTACCTTTTGTATAATGGGTCAGCGACTTACTTTCAGTGGCAAGGTTAACCATTTAGGGGAGCCGTAGGGAAACCGAGTCTTAATAGGGCGATTAGTCGCTGGGAGTAGACCCGAAACCGGACGATCTACCCATGGTCAGGGTGAAGGTGGGGTAATTCCCACTGGAGGCCCGAACCGGGATCTGTTGAAAAAGATTCGGATGAATTGTGGGTAGGAGTGAAAGGCTAAACAAGTTCGGAGATAGCTGGTTCTCCCCGAAAGCTATTTAGGTAGCGCCTCGTGTATCACTCTTGGGGGTAGAGCACTGTTATGGCTAGGGGGTCATCCCGACTTACCAACCCATTGCAAACTCCGAATACCAAGAAGTGCAAGCACGGGAGACACACGGCGGGTGCTAACATCCGTCGTGAAGAGGGAAACAACCCAGACCGCCAGCTAAGGTCCCCAAATCACAGCTCAGTGGGAAACGATGTGGGAAGGCATAGACAGCTAGGAGGTTGGCTTAGAAGCAGCCATCCTTTAAAGAAAGCGTAATAGCTCACTAGTCGAGTCGGCCTGCGCGGAAGATTTAACGGGGCTCAAGCTGTGTACCGAAGCTGCGGATTTACGCGTAAGCGTAAGTGGTAGGGGAGCGTTCTGTAAGCCTGCGAAGGTGCATCGTAAGGTGTGCTGGAGGTATCAGAAGTGCGAATGCTGACATGAGTAACGATAAAGCGGGTGAAAGACCCGCTCGCCGAAAACCCAAGGTTTCCTGCGCAACGTTAATCGGCGCAGGGTTAGTCGGGTCCTAAGGCGAGGCCGAAAGGCGTAGTCGATGGCAAACAGGTTAATATTCCTGTACCTCTTATAACTGCGATGGGGTGACGGAGAAGGCTAAACTATCCGGGCGACGGATGTCCCGGTCCAAGCATGTAGGTAGGCTCTTTAGGTAAATCCGGAGAGCTATTACTGAGGTGTGATGGGGAGCCCTTTATTGGGCGAAGTAGTTGATGCCCCGCTTCCAAGAAAAGCCTCTAAGCTTCAGGTTATAAGGGCCCGTACCCCAAACCGACACAGGTGGGTGAGGAGAGAATCCTAAGGCGCTTGAGAGAACTCGGCTGAAGGAACTAGGCAAAATAGTACCGTAACTTCGGGAGAAGGTACGCCCTCGGTATGTGAAGGTCCTTGCGACTGGAGCGGATGAGGGTTGCAGTGATCAGGTGGCTGCGACTGTTTATTAAAAACACAGCACTCTGCAAACGCGTAAGCGGACGTATAGGGTGTGACGCCTGCCCGGTGCCGGAAGGTTAATTGATGGGGTTAGCGCAAGCGAAGCTCTTGATCGAAGCCCCGGTGAACGGCGGCCGTAACTATAACGGTCCTAAGGTAGCGAAATTCCTTGTCGGGTAAGTTCCGACCTGCACGAATGGCGTAACGATGGCCACACTGTCTCCAGCCGAGACTCAGTGAAATTGAAATCGCTGTGAAGATGCAGTGTACCCGCGGCTAGACGGAAAGACCCCGTGAACCTTTACTATAGCTTTGCACTGAACTTTGAATAAACTTGTGTAGGATAGGTGGGAGGCTTTGAAGCGGTAACGCTAGTTATCGTGGAGCCAACCTTGAAATACCACCCTGGTTTGTTCGGAGTTCTAACCTCGACCCGTAATCCGGGTTAGGGACAGTGCATGGTGGGTAGTTTGACTGGGGCGGTCTCCTCCCAAAGAGTAACGGAGGAGCGCGAAGGTACCCTCAGCGCGGTCGGAAATCGCGCATTGTGTGTAAAGGCATAAGGGTGCTTGACTGCGAGACAGACACGTCGAGCAGGTACGAAAGTAGGTCTTAGTGATCCGGTGGTTCTGTATGGAAGGGCCATCGCTCAACGGATAAAAGGTACTCCGGGGATAACAGGCTGATACTGCCCAAGAGTCCATATCGACGGCAGTGTTTGGCACCTCGATGTCGGCTCATCACATCCTGGGGCTGAAGCAGGTCCCAAGGGTATGGCTGTTCGCCATTTAAAGTGGTACGCGAGCTGGGTTTAGAACGTCGTGAGACAGTTCGGTCCCTATCTACCGTGGGCGTTTGAGATTTGAGGGGATCTGTCCTTAGTACGAGAGGACCGGGATGGACGCACCTCTGGTGTTCCGGTTGTCACGCCAGTGGCACTGCCGGGTAGCTACGTGCGGTCGGGATAACCGCTGAAAGCATCTAAGCGGGAAGCCCACCCCAAGATTAGATCTCACTGGGCCCTTGAGGCCCCTAAAGAGCCGTAGAAGACTACTACGTTGATAGGCTGGGTGTGGAAGTGCAGTAATGCATGTAGCTAACCAGTACTAATTGCTCGTGAGGCTTGATCATATAACACCCAAATAGTTGGGTAATTCAATGCCAACAATAAGCCTAGCAGCTTCCGAATTCGATTGATTAACACGCATAAGCGTTTTCTTCAATCAACCAGCTTTCCTGGCGGCCATAGCGAACGGGAACCACCTGATCCCATTCCGAACTCAGAAGTGAAACTGTTCAGCGCCGATGGTAGTGTGGGGTCTCCCCATGCGAGAGTAGGTCACCGCCAGGATTCAAACCTAAAACCCCGGTTCAAAGCCGGGGTTTTTTTATTTGCATTCATGTTCTAAGTAAAGCAGATTACCTAGTAGTTATATTTACCGTGGAGTTTGCATGAATTTTTCTTCTTATCACCAATTTGCTCGTTTTGTGCGGCGCAAAGAATCTTCCTTAACGTCAAACACACAACGTTTGCTGCAAAAAACCGTGCGTATTTTTTATGCCATTTTTCGGGATGTCCAAAATGGTGAAATTAATTTGCGTGCAACCAGTCTGGCGTTTACTACACTGTTAGCGTTGGTACCATTGTTGGCGGTGAGTTTTTCAGTATTAAAAGCTTTTGGGGCCTATAACGAAATTGAACCTATTTTATTGCATTGGTTAGAGCCAGCGTTTGGGGTGACCGGCGCTGATATTAGCGGTCGTTTAATCGCTTTTGTGAATAATTTAAAAGTAGGTTTGCTAGGTTCGGTTGGTTTTGCCATGTTATTTCTTACGGCGATTTTGTTGGTGCAAAAATTAGAAAGTGCTTTTAATCATATTTGGCAAATTCAGCGCGAGCGTTCATGGTTACGCCGCTTTAGTGATTATTTCAGTATGTTAATTATTGGCCCTGTGCTGCTGTTTAGTTCATTAGGTATTAGCGCAACCGTGCTAAATAGTGATGTAATGCAACACATTTTGAGCGTCCAACCGTTTGGTTATTTATACGGATTTATCGCACAATTACTTCCGTATGTTTTAGCGATTGCCGCGATTACTTTTTCGTATGTGTTCATTCCCAATACAAAAGTGAAATTACGAGCAGCACTTACAGGTGGGATTATCGCGGGTATCGTCTGGCAAAGTGCCAGTTGGGCTTTCGCTGCTTTTGTAGTAAGTTCAGCGCAGTACACGGCGATTTATTCTGGTTTTGCTATTTTAGTGTTATTTGTAATGTGGATTTATCTTAATTGGTGGATTTTATTAACGGGCGCTTCTATTGCCTATTACATACAACATCCCGAATATACGTTGAGTCGTCAACAAAAACCGACCTTGAGTTTGATGCAGGTTGAATATCTGGCTTTGGCAATTATGCAGCGTGTGGGGCAATATTTTTATCAGCAGCATGATGCAGTGAAACTGCAATATTTAGTGAAAGACTTGGAATTGTCAGGCCCGCAAGCTGAATACATGTCGAACTTATTACAACAAACTGGTTTATTGCGTTTAAGTGCGGATGAAAGAGGTTATTTGCCTGGGAAACCTTTGGATACAGTAACAGTTGCTGAAGCATTACATGCGATTCGTAAAACGAATCAAGATCAGGAACTGCCGGTTCATGATGCGGTGGGACAATTGTTGTTATCTATAGAAAAAAATATTACCAAGACAGTTGGCAAGATGACGTTGAAGGATTTGGCATTGCGGGATATTTCGCGGAGTTCATAGGAAAATAGGATTTAGGAAAAGCAGCCATAAAAAAACCGCCTTGAGGCGGTTTTTTTATTTACTTAATTTTAGCTTCTTTGTAGATAACATGTTTGCGTACGACGGGATCGTATTTGCTAAACTCAAATTTATCCGGCGTATTACGCTTGTTCTTGGTAGTCGTGTAGTAATGACCTGTGCCGGCAGTAGACACTAGTTTAATTTTATCGCTTGCACCTTTCTTCGCCATGATTCAGTCCTCTTAAACTTTTTCGCCGCGGGCGCGTAAATCGGCCAGCACGGTATCAATGCCATTTTTATCGATGATGCGCATTGCATTCGCAGAGACACGCAATGAAACCCAACGGTTTTCTGTTTCTACCCAAAAACGATGAGTGTGTAAATTAGGCAAAAAACGACGCTTGGTTCTATTGTTAGCGTGAGAAACATTGTTGCCTGTTTGCGGCTTTTTGCCGGTAACTTGACAGACTCTGGACATGAGTTTTACTCGTGGTATTAAAAACGGGGCGCCAAATAGCGCAAGGGCGCGAATAATAGCGAAAATTACTCATATGAACAAGCCAAATTCCGTGCAAAAGGAAAGGGTTTAGTCATGTTTTGCTGTTAGGTGTCGGCGATCTAGCAGGAAACGATAGCTTGCGGTATGGTGCGTCTCCCTGAACGCTTGCGCCTGAGCTGGAAAAACATATATGGATAAAGTATTTATTGAAGCTCTGCAGCTAGAGACCCTGATTGGGGTTTATGACTGGGAGCGGGAAGCACCTCAATTAATCAGTGTGGATCTGGAGTTAGAAACCGATTTACGCGCTGCTGCTGCGGCGAATCATGTAGAAGCCACCGTTGATTATGATGTGGTGACCGCACGCGTGGTGGCGTTGACGCGAGCCGCGCGCTTTGAATTAATCGAAAGTTTGGCTGAGGCAATTGCGACGCGTTTGCTGGAAGAGTTTCCGATACAGGCGGTAAAAGTGCGTTTGTGTAAACCAGGTGCCGTGCGTGGTGCACGAAATGTAGGCGTGGAAATTGTGCGCCGCCAAGTGCAGGGCTAAATGATGCTACATATATAGACTGCGGCCGCCATCCACCGCAATAATTTGTCCGGTAATGTAGGGCGCATCTACCGCCAAAAACTTCACCGTTTTAGCAATATCAGCAGGCTCACCTGAACGTTCTAAGGCAACCCGCTCAACAATCGAATGTTGGGTCTCGGGCAGCATATCGTTTTCTGGCCAAATAATAGCGCCGGGCGAAACACCATTAACGCGAATCGCAGGCGCTAACTCACGCGCAAGCGATTTTGTCAGGTTAGCCAAACCGGCTTTGGCAGCGTTATAGACGACATGCTTACGCATAGGCCGATCCCAATGGATATCAATAATATTGATGATGCAACCTTGTTGACGCTGCAAAAATGGAGTGGCGGCTTGAGATAAGAATAAAGGCGCTTTTAGATTGGAGCCCATTAAATCCACCCAATCGGCTTCCGTAATGTCGCCTACTAACGTCGGATAAAAAGTCGAAGCATTGTTAACCAATACATCCAAACGCCCCCATGCTGCCGCTGCTTGTTCTGCTAAGCGAGGCAGTTGGGTAGTGTCTAGCAGATCCGCTTGTAATAAATGTACGGAATCAGCGCGTTGTTGGTTGAGTTCCGTTTGCAGGGCGATGGCATCATTATATGAACGATTGTAATGCAGCAGGATATTGAGGCCGGCTTGATGTAAATGGCGCGCAATTTCAGCGCCGATACGGCGCGCACCACCCGTAACAAGTGCACAAGATCGCGAAGAGTTATTCATATCGAGAATGACGTTGAATCATGATGTGAGAAGCGTACTTGAAAAAATCCGCGTCGTCACTTAATGCTCATTTGACGATATCAATAAATCTCGCCATGATCGCCGCTCCTTATTGCGAGCAGAATGATCGCCCTTATGAATATGTGGCATGTAATTGTATTGGCCTTAGTCCAAGGCTTTACCGAATTATTACCAATCTCGAGTTCAGCGCATTTAATTTTGGTTCCCAGTTTTTTAGGTTGGCCTGATCAAGGTTTGGAATTTGACCTAGCGTTGCACACAGGCACGTTATTCGCGGTGCTAACGTATTTTCGCCAAGACGTGAGTAACATGTTATTCACTTGGCTGCGACACTGGTCAGAGCCTAAAGCTCACCCCAACGCTTATTTAATGTGGGTCGTCCTGTTAGCGACAATCCCCGCCGGTATAGCAGGTTTAGTGGGGAAAGATTGGGTAGAAACGCATCTGCGTTCGGAATGGATAATTGCATGCACCTCTTTGGGGTATGGCTTGTTATTAGGTATTGCTTATAGTTGGGGTAAAAAACATACAACGATTACGGCCGCGACCGAAATCACATTAACAGTAGGACTTATTATTGGTTTTGCCCAAGTACTAGCGTTAGTGCCAGGCACTTCGCGATCGGGAATTACTATGACCGCCGCCTTATTTTGTGGGGTTGCGCCTATCTTGGCCGCGAGGTTTTCATTTCTGTTATCTATCCCATTAATTACCGCGTCGAGTTTATTGTTAATTAAAGACTTGCTGGTAAGCCCATTACCTATTGATTGGCTGGCGCTATTGGTGGGATGCATTGTGTCAGCGCTTAGCGCATTTGTGTGTATCCATTGGTTTTTGCAATTATTAACGCGCATTGGCATGTGGCCGTTTGCAATTTATCGTGTACTGCTTGGCATAGGATTATTGTTTTGGTTGATGTAATAAATAAAAAAATACCGCTACACATAGATCCCGCATTACGTTATCCCTATTGTTGGGTATTAGTGGGTATGGCTGGCGTCGTATTATTAGTGGTTGCATCATTGATCAGCTTGCAAGGCGATTTCATGTCGCATCAGCGCGATAAGCTTTACCACTTCTGCGCCTATACGTTGTTAACTGGTTGGTGGCTGCAATTATTTCGGCAGCATTGGCAGCGCGCATCGATTGCGTTGTTATTTGTAGTGTTCGGTGCGTTAATTGAATATTTTCAGAGCCTCACGCCGATGCGTCACATGGACTATGTTGACCTGCTTGCGAATAGTAGTGGTGTGTTGATTGCGTGGGCATGCGTGCGTTATACGCGCATGCAAAATTTACTGCGTTGGCTAGAGCGAAAGACGACAGCTTAAATTTGCGACCAACGATACGTTCTTTTGACTTTGCTAATAACCGCGCAGCGGTGTCGATCCAGTTCTTCTGCTAATGCTAACCCCGATAATTGTTGATTCGCTAAATCGCGCGCATTAACGGCCTGAGCATTACTGCGCGCGGTCATTAAATATTCTATTTGCGGCAATGGTCGTTGTGCTCCGTTTTGCGTGCTGTGCGCCACAGCTGTTGCGGCTACTAAGAATTGTTTAAATCGTGCTTCACGTCGGAAAGCGTCTAAAGATTTT
This portion of the Gammaproteobacteria bacterium genome encodes:
- a CDS encoding YihY/virulence factor BrkB family protein, producing MNFSSYHQFARFVRRKESSLTSNTQRLLQKTVRIFYAIFRDVQNGEINLRATSLAFTTLLALVPLLAVSFSVLKAFGAYNEIEPILLHWLEPAFGVTGADISGRLIAFVNNLKVGLLGSVGFAMLFLTAILLVQKLESAFNHIWQIQRERSWLRRFSDYFSMLIIGPVLLFSSLGISATVLNSDVMQHILSVQPFGYLYGFIAQLLPYVLAIAAITFSYVFIPNTKVKLRAALTGGIIAGIVWQSASWAFAAFVVSSAQYTAIYSGFAILVLFVMWIYLNWWILLTGASIAYYIQHPEYTLSRQQKPTLSLMQVEYLALAIMQRVGQYFYQQHDAVKLQYLVKDLELSGPQAEYMSNLLQQTGLLRLSADERGYLPGKPLDTVTVAEALHAIRKTNQDQELPVHDAVGQLLLSIEKNITKTVGKMTLKDLALRDISRSS
- the rpmG gene encoding 50S ribosomal protein L33, with the translated sequence MAKKGASDKIKLVSTAGTGHYYTTTKNKRNTPDKFEFSKYDPVVRKHVIYKEAKIK
- the rpmB gene encoding 50S ribosomal protein L28 translates to MSRVCQVTGKKPQTGNNVSHANNRTKRRFLPNLHTHRFWVETENRWVSLRVSANAMRIIDKNGIDTVLADLRARGEKV
- the folB gene encoding dihydroneopterin aldolase; amino-acid sequence: MDKVFIEALQLETLIGVYDWEREAPQLISVDLELETDLRAAAAANHVEATVDYDVVTARVVALTRAARFELIESLAEAIATRLLEEFPIQAVKVRLCKPGAVRGARNVGVEIVRRQVQG
- a CDS encoding pteridine reductase; translation: MNNSSRSCALVTGGARRIGAEIARHLHQAGLNILLHYNRSYNDAIALQTELNQQRADSVHLLQADLLDTTQLPRLAEQAAAAWGRLDVLVNNASTFYPTLVGDITEADWVDLMGSNLKAPLFLSQAATPFLQRQQGCIINIIDIHWDRPMRKHVVYNAAKAGLANLTKSLARELAPAIRVNGVSPGAIIWPENDMLPETQHSIVERVALERSGEPADIAKTVKFLAVDAPYITGQIIAVDGGRSLYM
- a CDS encoding undecaprenyl-diphosphate phosphatase, encoding MNMWHVIVLALVQGFTELLPISSSAHLILVPSFLGWPDQGLEFDLALHTGTLFAVLTYFRQDVSNMLFTWLRHWSEPKAHPNAYLMWVVLLATIPAGIAGLVGKDWVETHLRSEWIIACTSLGYGLLLGIAYSWGKKHTTITAATEITLTVGLIIGFAQVLALVPGTSRSGITMTAALFCGVAPILAARFSFLLSIPLITASSLLLIKDLLVSPLPIDWLALLVGCIVSALSAFVCIHWFLQLLTRIGMWPFAIYRVLLGIGLLFWLM
- a CDS encoding VanZ family protein, translated to MVDVINKKIPLHIDPALRYPYCWVLVGMAGVVLLVVASLISLQGDFMSHQRDKLYHFCAYTLLTGWWLQLFRQHWQRASIALLFVVFGALIEYFQSLTPMRHMDYVDLLANSSGVLIAWACVRYTRMQNLLRWLERKTTA